The following are from one region of the Streptomyces rubrogriseus genome:
- a CDS encoding ATP-binding protein, with the protein MTRAVDTLCADRSSPGTLLEARGEAGVGKTALLAETRRIAEARGCTVWSARGGETLRSVPFNVVRQLLQPALVSMLPEEAREYLGDWYDIAGPALGIADPGERQADPQGVCDGLVAAVRRLARREWPLVLLIDDAHWADQETLRWLAALAERLDETSVLVVIARRPGDVSGDSARHLEAATAVGRPLAPLNALTPEATAGLTRATLGAHAEAAFCREVWAVTGGNPYETVELLAKVQDSELQPVEAEAAELRDLNRSARGGGLVARLEQLGVDSTRFAWAAAILGGGITVDMVARLATLDRADAARCAELLRGARILAVPDATAGQPSAGDLEFVHPLIATAVYNSIPDALRTAMHGIAAQLVADSGFGAAAASRHLLKVHPDDDQEVVAQLREAAREHLAVGAPDAARRCLERALQEPPLPESHARVLFELGCATLLTAPATTIGHLRTALAMPGLEGEQRVDAVFRLSQALLHNDQLEEAVRTVEAEAARNPDPSARLRLQAAQYMWEGIHAGETSSPHRSARLAELAATCTGRDNAERALLILRGFDAMTHGESAEEVVELCDRALVNGRLAPGLGWTDTEWGLELPMMLASSYAYADRLDRAEALFTEALRAYESAGWSGGHLSLAHAYVGLGHRRRGRLRDAEQSLRESLRIAERVGRGLPLYWSATCNLIDTLLARGHVEEARTVAEQYGFAPPYPSTIVLPDPRPVRARLLLATGRTKEGINELEAAEKAAAARGRHNPVVVPWATELARALAGEDPGRAARLATDARRQAERFGTDTAIGEALRCAAALETGQRAVRLAAQAATYLEASPCQYEHAAARVEYGVAARSAAELNRGLALAESCGADGLAARAREALAVVGRAG; encoded by the coding sequence ATCACGCGCGCGGTGGACACGCTGTGCGCGGACCGCTCGTCCCCCGGCACCCTGCTGGAGGCCCGCGGCGAGGCCGGGGTCGGCAAGACCGCGCTGCTCGCCGAGACCCGCCGGATCGCCGAGGCCCGTGGCTGCACCGTCTGGTCGGCACGCGGCGGCGAGACCCTCAGGTCCGTCCCCTTCAACGTGGTGCGCCAACTGCTCCAGCCCGCCCTGGTGTCCATGCTCCCCGAGGAGGCCCGCGAGTACCTCGGCGACTGGTACGACATCGCGGGCCCCGCCCTCGGCATAGCGGACCCCGGTGAGCGGCAGGCCGACCCGCAGGGCGTGTGCGACGGCCTGGTCGCCGCCGTACGCCGGCTCGCCCGCCGGGAGTGGCCGCTGGTGCTGCTGATCGACGACGCCCACTGGGCCGACCAGGAGACCCTGCGCTGGCTCGCCGCGCTCGCCGAACGGCTCGACGAGACCTCCGTCCTGGTCGTCATCGCCCGCCGCCCCGGCGACGTCAGCGGGGACAGCGCCCGTCACCTGGAGGCGGCCACCGCCGTCGGCCGGCCCCTCGCCCCGCTCAACGCCCTCACCCCCGAGGCGACGGCCGGACTCACCCGCGCCACGCTGGGCGCACACGCCGAGGCCGCGTTCTGCCGCGAGGTGTGGGCCGTCACCGGCGGCAACCCCTACGAGACCGTCGAACTCCTCGCGAAGGTCCAGGACAGCGAACTGCAGCCCGTCGAGGCGGAGGCCGCCGAACTGCGCGACCTGAACCGCTCCGCCCGCGGCGGCGGTCTCGTCGCCCGCCTGGAGCAACTCGGCGTCGACTCCACCCGGTTCGCCTGGGCCGCGGCCATCCTCGGCGGCGGCATCACCGTCGACATGGTGGCCAGGCTCGCCACCCTGGACCGCGCCGACGCCGCCCGCTGCGCCGAGCTGCTCCGGGGCGCCCGGATCCTGGCCGTGCCCGACGCCACCGCCGGGCAGCCGTCCGCGGGCGACCTGGAGTTCGTGCATCCGCTGATCGCCACCGCCGTCTACAACTCCATCCCCGACGCGCTGCGCACGGCGATGCACGGCATAGCGGCCCAGCTGGTCGCCGACTCCGGTTTCGGTGCGGCGGCAGCCTCCCGCCATCTGCTCAAGGTGCACCCCGACGACGACCAGGAAGTCGTGGCCCAGCTGCGCGAGGCCGCCCGCGAGCACCTCGCCGTCGGAGCCCCCGACGCAGCCCGGCGCTGCCTCGAACGGGCACTGCAGGAACCGCCGTTGCCCGAGTCCCACGCACGCGTGCTGTTCGAACTGGGCTGCGCCACCCTCCTCACCGCGCCCGCCACCACCATCGGTCACCTGCGCACCGCGCTCGCCATGCCCGGACTGGAGGGCGAGCAGCGGGTGGACGCCGTCTTCCGGCTCTCCCAGGCACTGCTCCACAACGACCAGCTGGAGGAGGCCGTCCGCACCGTCGAGGCGGAGGCCGCCCGCAACCCCGACCCCTCCGCGCGCCTGCGGCTCCAGGCGGCCCAGTACATGTGGGAGGGCATCCACGCGGGCGAGACCTCCTCGCCGCACCGCTCCGCACGCCTGGCCGAACTCGCCGCCACCTGCACCGGCCGCGACAACGCCGAGCGCGCCCTGCTCATCCTGCGCGGCTTCGACGCCATGACCCACGGCGAGAGCGCCGAGGAGGTCGTCGAACTGTGCGACCGCGCCCTCGTCAACGGCCGCCTGGCACCCGGACTCGGCTGGACCGACACCGAGTGGGGCCTGGAACTGCCGATGATGCTGGCCAGCTCCTACGCCTACGCCGACCGGCTCGACCGCGCCGAGGCACTGTTCACCGAGGCCCTGCGCGCCTACGAGAGTGCCGGCTGGAGCGGCGGCCACCTCTCCCTCGCGCACGCCTACGTCGGCCTCGGCCACCGCAGGAGGGGCCGCCTGAGGGATGCCGAGCAGTCGCTGCGCGAGTCCCTGCGCATCGCCGAACGCGTCGGCCGCGGACTGCCGCTGTACTGGTCGGCGACCTGCAACCTGATCGACACCCTGCTCGCCCGCGGCCATGTCGAGGAGGCCCGGACCGTCGCCGAGCAGTACGGCTTCGCACCGCCGTACCCGTCGACGATCGTGCTGCCCGACCCCCGCCCGGTGCGTGCCCGGCTGCTGCTCGCCACCGGCCGCACCAAGGAGGGGATCAACGAACTGGAGGCCGCCGAGAAGGCCGCCGCCGCGCGCGGCCGGCACAACCCGGTGGTCGTCCCCTGGGCGACCGAACTGGCCCGGGCGCTGGCCGGCGAGGACCCCGGCCGCGCCGCCCGGCTGGCCACCGACGCCCGCCGCCAGGCCGAGCGCTTCGGCACGGACACCGCGATAGGAGAGGCCCTGCGCTGTGCCGCCGCACTGGAGACCGGCCAGCGCGCGGTCCGGCTCGCCGCCCAGGCCGCCACCTACCTGGAGGCGTCGCCCTGTCAGTACGAGCACGCCGCCGCCCGCGTGGAGTACGGCGTCGCGGCCCGCTCGGCGGCCGAGCTGAACCGGGGACTGGCGCTGGCCGAGTCCTGCGGCGCCGACGGCCTCGCGGCCCGCGCCCGCGAGGCCCTGGCGGTGGTGGGCCGGGCGGGCTGA
- a CDS encoding DUF2510 domain-containing protein codes for MTQATPPGWYPDPGQKNDGPATERWWDGTAWTDRVRPAEAAAAWAPPAQPPGQPPVPPPVQDTAAGPYPVHPGYPGIPVQPPSARRRRLRTGIAVAAAVAVLAGIGVGVYALTDDGSGGNDAGAAQQDRRGPGDRNDPFGDSGGGGGGEDGRSPAPDSPDQSEPPTIDSGSVTDAFSGISLPIPDGWSGQELQVGAQVTSEDAYKCPGDTSKSCTKGGAYSAPAVLLKTEGDTAEEVAKADIEANAEESYGGESYGGITSHEELASEAVTVAGQKGYLVRWKAVTAKGADGFVESLAFPSPADAERIVVVRFGVDTDQKQTVIDEITKGIEVDTSGGGGGDGQDV; via the coding sequence ATGACGCAGGCGACTCCTCCCGGGTGGTACCCGGACCCCGGACAGAAGAATGACGGTCCCGCCACCGAACGCTGGTGGGACGGCACGGCGTGGACCGACCGGGTGCGCCCCGCGGAGGCGGCCGCCGCATGGGCTCCCCCCGCACAGCCGCCGGGGCAACCGCCGGTCCCACCACCGGTGCAGGACACCGCGGCCGGGCCGTACCCCGTGCACCCGGGCTATCCGGGCATACCCGTCCAGCCCCCGTCCGCGCGACGGCGGCGGCTGCGCACCGGCATAGCCGTCGCGGCGGCCGTGGCGGTGCTGGCCGGCATCGGGGTCGGCGTGTACGCGCTGACCGACGACGGCTCGGGCGGCAACGACGCGGGCGCCGCGCAGCAGGACCGGCGCGGTCCCGGCGACCGGAACGACCCCTTCGGCGACTCGGGCGGGGGCGGAGGCGGCGAGGACGGCCGGTCGCCCGCGCCGGACTCCCCCGACCAGTCGGAGCCGCCCACGATCGACAGCGGCTCGGTGACGGACGCGTTCAGCGGGATCAGCCTGCCCATCCCGGACGGCTGGTCGGGGCAGGAGTTGCAGGTCGGCGCGCAGGTGACGTCGGAGGACGCCTACAAGTGCCCCGGCGACACCTCCAAGTCCTGCACGAAGGGCGGCGCCTACTCGGCCCCCGCCGTGCTCCTGAAGACCGAGGGCGACACCGCGGAGGAGGTCGCGAAGGCCGACATCGAGGCGAACGCCGAGGAATCCTACGGCGGCGAGTCCTACGGCGGGATCACCTCGCACGAGGAGCTGGCCTCCGAGGCGGTCACGGTCGCCGGGCAGAAGGGCTACCTGGTCCGCTGGAAGGCGGTCACCGCCAAGGGTGCCGACGGCTTCGTCGAGTCGCTGGCCTTCCCCTCGCCCGCCGACGCCGAGCGCATCGTCGTCGTCCGCTTCGGTGTCGACACCGACCAGAAGCAGACGGTCATCGACGAGATCACCAAGGGCATCGAGGTGGACACCTCGGGCGGCGGCGGAGGCGACGGCCAGGACGTCTGA
- a CDS encoding TetR/AcrR family transcriptional regulator: MTSQDADRPEAAGTSRRSKITPEREQEFFDAVLDQLRSCGYDAVTMEGIAASTRCSKSTLYRQWKTKPQFVAAALRSNRRVRFTDIDTGSLAEDLRQAAAAAGEGAGKDTGLLQALGHAVMEDPELKCALREALVEPEIAALRAILARGVARGEVPAGHPALEYVPAQLFGMLRMRPVLEGEQADAAYLVRFVEAVVLPALGLP; encoded by the coding sequence ATGACGTCGCAGGACGCGGACCGACCGGAAGCGGCCGGCACCTCGCGCCGCTCCAAGATCACGCCGGAGCGTGAGCAGGAGTTCTTCGACGCCGTGCTCGACCAGCTCCGCTCCTGCGGCTACGACGCCGTCACCATGGAGGGCATCGCCGCCAGCACCCGGTGCAGCAAGTCCACGCTCTACCGGCAGTGGAAGACCAAGCCCCAGTTCGTGGCCGCCGCCCTGCGCTCCAACCGCCGGGTGCGCTTCACCGACATCGACACCGGTTCGCTCGCCGAGGACCTGCGTCAGGCGGCCGCGGCCGCGGGCGAGGGGGCGGGAAAGGACACCGGGCTGCTCCAGGCGCTCGGCCACGCGGTCATGGAGGATCCGGAGCTCAAGTGCGCGCTGCGCGAGGCACTCGTCGAGCCGGAGATCGCCGCGCTGCGGGCGATCCTCGCGCGCGGTGTGGCCCGCGGAGAGGTGCCGGCCGGCCACCCGGCGCTGGAGTACGTGCCGGCACAGCTCTTCGGCATGCTGCGGATGCGGCCCGTCCTGGAGGGCGAGCAGGCGGACGCGGCCTACCTCGTCCGGTTCGTGGAGGCCGTCGTGCTGCCGGCGCTCGGCCTCCCCTGA
- a CDS encoding phosphatase PAP2 family protein, which translates to MNARSEPAEAGPDAPARPPLVRELLLVAGLFLVYKSGRRLATGETAEAFRNAHHVWDWERALRLPDEGAVQSLLLHGDTLIHVANTYYAAVHFPATVAFLVWLYLRRPAHYLWARRVLAAVTGAALVLHLLFPLAPPRMLAATGLIDTARLFGPSVYGPPRTDTLSNQFAAMPSLHFGWALMLAVGLIVATRTRWRWLWLLHPLVTLLVIVGTANHYWLDVIVATALLGLALAVLRVPERPRRPRCALPHRRPEVRRGSSAERPELVGAGR; encoded by the coding sequence ATGAATGCCCGCAGCGAGCCTGCAGAAGCGGGGCCGGACGCGCCCGCGCGCCCACCGCTCGTCCGTGAGCTCCTGCTCGTGGCCGGGCTCTTCCTGGTCTACAAGTCGGGCCGCCGACTGGCGACGGGAGAAACCGCCGAGGCGTTCCGCAACGCCCACCACGTGTGGGACTGGGAGCGGGCGCTCCGGCTGCCCGACGAGGGCGCGGTCCAGTCCCTGCTGCTGCACGGCGACACGCTGATACACGTCGCGAACACGTACTACGCCGCCGTCCACTTCCCGGCCACCGTGGCCTTCCTGGTCTGGCTCTACCTGCGACGGCCGGCGCACTACCTCTGGGCCCGCCGGGTGCTGGCCGCCGTGACCGGCGCCGCGCTGGTGCTGCACCTCCTCTTTCCGCTCGCCCCGCCGCGCATGCTGGCCGCCACCGGCCTGATCGACACGGCCCGGCTCTTCGGGCCCTCGGTGTACGGGCCGCCGCGCACCGACACGTTGTCGAACCAGTTCGCGGCGATGCCCTCGCTGCACTTCGGCTGGGCCCTGATGCTGGCGGTCGGTCTGATCGTCGCGACGCGGACCCGGTGGCGCTGGCTGTGGCTGCTGCATCCGCTGGTGACGCTGCTGGTCATCGTGGGCACCGCGAACCACTACTGGCTCGACGTGATCGTGGCCACGGCCCTGCTCGGCCTCGCGCTCGCCGTACTGCGGGTGCCCGAACGGCCCCGACGGCCGCGGTGCGCCCTCCCCCACCGGCGGCCCGAGGTCCGGCGCGGGTCGTCGGCCGAGCGGCCCGAGCTGGTCGGGGCGGGCCGGTGA
- a CDS encoding DMT family protein has translation MNAALVAVLLSLVSACAYAAAAVAQERLASRASGAGALRMLVSGAWWWAVALNASAALLHVVALKYGPLTVVQPLGALTLVAAVPLGARLAGRRVSAIEWRGTGLTLLGLGALLLTASGPAPDDVLSVPEALTVSGATAALIGVLSRPGARPGLRHATASGIASGVASALTQTVTVAVTDRSGPLLSVQVIGVAVLVAAFATGGLLLSQTAYRGGLGAPLAVVTLANPVAAAVIGLSLLGERLRGGAGGVLLALTGAALAAWGVLQLSRAAPDRPELAAPALAGPGLAGPGLAGPALAGPETEPKGPAPAGPGLVPRQPGPGHLTRL, from the coding sequence GTGAACGCCGCCCTGGTCGCCGTACTGCTGTCGCTCGTCTCCGCCTGCGCCTACGCCGCGGCGGCCGTCGCCCAGGAGCGGCTGGCCTCGCGCGCCTCCGGCGCCGGTGCGCTGCGGATGCTGGTCTCCGGCGCCTGGTGGTGGGCGGTCGCGCTGAACGCCTCGGCGGCACTGCTGCACGTGGTGGCGCTCAAGTACGGACCCCTCACCGTGGTCCAGCCGCTCGGTGCGCTCACCCTGGTCGCGGCGGTGCCCCTGGGGGCGCGGCTGGCGGGCCGGCGGGTGAGCGCGATCGAGTGGCGGGGCACCGGGCTGACGCTGCTGGGCCTCGGCGCACTGCTGCTCACCGCCTCGGGGCCCGCCCCGGACGACGTGCTGAGCGTGCCGGAGGCGCTGACGGTGTCCGGCGCCACGGCGGCGCTGATCGGCGTGCTGTCGCGGCCCGGCGCCCGGCCTGGACTGCGGCACGCGACGGCGTCCGGGATCGCGTCCGGTGTCGCCTCGGCGCTCACCCAGACCGTGACGGTCGCCGTCACCGACCGGTCGGGCCCGCTGCTGAGCGTCCAGGTGATCGGCGTGGCCGTGCTGGTGGCCGCCTTCGCGACCGGCGGACTGCTGCTGTCCCAGACGGCGTACCGCGGCGGCCTCGGCGCCCCGCTGGCGGTGGTGACCCTGGCCAATCCGGTGGCCGCCGCGGTGATCGGGCTCTCCCTGCTCGGAGAACGGCTCCGGGGCGGCGCGGGCGGCGTGCTCCTCGCGCTGACCGGTGCGGCGCTGGCCGCCTGGGGAGTGCTCCAGCTGAGCCGGGCGGCCCCCGACCGGCCGGAGCTAGCCGCACCGGCGCTCGCGGGCCCGGGGCTCGCGGGTCCGGGGCTCGCGGGCCCGGCGCTCGCGGGTCCGGAGACGGAGCCGAAGGGACCGGCACCGGCGGGGCCCGGGCTGGTGCCCCGGCAGCCGGGGCCGGGGCACCTCACGCGGCTCTAG